Proteins encoded in a region of the Triticum dicoccoides isolate Atlit2015 ecotype Zavitan chromosome 3A, WEW_v2.0, whole genome shotgun sequence genome:
- the LOC119273069 gene encoding L-type lectin-domain containing receptor kinase IX.2-like yields MAFQLNQLVPCLCIILLLSIISFSHAKVKEMPCIVRDSGEDQGRNYTLDDPDLVFLVDKDSGFAQMHLYNLSYAALNNTVLSTMDRLIELYQKRPDGLGVDEASFSVTIVVRNQTTSAASNHLAFLILPAETLDFLQVNDSLPLAKELVFDTIFYPQANRSGFANTTYRSGSVYGVDMYVDMTIGMLASPTQTGYVGERVLVVNIFTSIVGPNYSVWIDYDHVGLLSVYADAEGKPKPSNAIGMAPFSIGSVISPTSPFAYFGFLSTVESRLRIRGIRFTATVDNFPCYPVKRGFLSRKVTILSSVLGSIAATAVVAATLACYFNSRYRRWHKDLDQLARSMERLPGVPTKIDFIDIRKATNNFHDRMKLGGGGFGTVYMCTLPASASKLERPMDVAIKRFTRDVQNRRYDDFLTEVSIINRLRHKNIVPLIGWSYNKGVPLLVFEFMNNGSLDQHIFHRGGSGTKQQNIDDAIWRWATRYEIIMGIATALHYVHHEYEPMVLHRDIKASNIMLDSRFQACLGDFGLACTVAIDRNSVIGVGGTWGYIAPEYPVCRKATRQTDIYALGVLILEVVTGLRALADHEVVDDDDMHITDRVWRLHREGRLLECVDAMLISGFSPDNEEQLDNVGDAERLLLLGLACSNPNPSDRPTMREVVQVIAKLAPPPQVSPLKPRFVWPPQEEGHSVTCNDDSLGTSMVSNLDKSMASLTRGRA; encoded by the exons ATGGCCTTCCAGCTCAACCAGCTCGTCCCATGTCTTTGCATCATCCTCCTCCTATCGATCATCTCCTTCTCACACGCCAAGGTGAAGGAGATGCCGTGCATTGTCCGCGACTCCGGCGAGGACCAGGGGAGGAACTACACCCTGGACGACCCCGATCTTGTATTCCTGGTCGACAAGGACTCCGGGTTCGCACAAATGCACCTCTACAACCTATCCTACGCCGCCCTGAACAACACAGTGTTGTCCACCATGGATCGCTTGATAGAACTCTATCAAAAGCGTCCCGACGGGTTGGGGGTCGACGAGGCGTCCTTCAGTGTCACCATCGTCGTGCGGAACCAGACGACATCGGCTGCAAGCAATCACCTCGCCTTCCTTATCCTCCCTGCGGAGACCCTTGATTTTCTTCAGGTAAACGACTCCTTGCCCTTGGCAAAGGAACTGGTGTTCGATACCATTTTCTACCCGCAAGCCAACCGCTCCGGTTTTGCCAACACTACATACCGGAGCGGCTCCGTCTACGGAGTCGACATGTACGTCGACATGACCATCGGAATGCTGGCTAGCCCCACGCAGACGGGGTATGTTGGTGAACGCGTGCTGGTTGTCAATATCTTTACCAGCATAGTCGGCCCCAACTATTCTGTGTGGATCGACTACGACCATGTCGGGCTGCTGTCTGTGTACGCAGACGCTGAGGGCAAGCCCAAACCTAGCAATGCCATAGGCATGGCGCCATTCAGCATCGGCAGCGTCATTTCTCCGACATCCCCATTTGCCTATTTTGGATTCCTCTCCACGGTGGAGTCGCGACTCCGTATCAGAGGCATCCGCTTCACCGCAACGGTCGACAACTTCCCTTGCTACCCCGTCAAAAGAGGCTTCCTGTCAAGGAAGGTCACCATATTGTCATCGGTCCTTGGTTCTATAGCCGCCACCGCCGTGGTGGCCGCCACCCTGGCGTGCTACTTCAACTCAAGATACCGGAGGTGGCACAAGGACCTGGACCAGCTCGCCAGGTCCATGGAGCGCCTCCCTGGGGTACCCACCAAGATCGACTTCATCGATATCAGAAAAGCCACCAACAACTTCCATGACCGCATGAAGCTCGGTGGAGGCGGGTTTGGCACCGTGTATATGTGCACACTCCCCGCCTCCGCTTCCAAGTTGGAGCGGCCGATGGACGTGGCCATCAAGAGGTTCACGCGTGACGTGCAGAACCGCCGATACGACGACTTCCTCACCGAGGTCAGCATCATCAACCGGTTGCGCCACAAGAACATCGTCCCCCTCATCG GGTGGTCTTACAACAAAGGAGTGCCACTGCTTGTGTTCGAATTCATGAATAATGGCAGCTTAGACCAACATATTTTCCATAGAGGCGGCAGCGGCACCAAGCAACAAAACATTGATGATGCCATTTGGCGATGGGCAACCCGCTATGAGATCATCATGGGCATAGCCACTGCTCTGCACTATGTCCACCACGAGTATGAGCCCATGGTGCTCCACCGGGACATCAAGGCAAGCAACATCATGCTGGACTCGAGGTTCCAGGCTTGCCTCGGCGACTTTGGCCTGGCTTGCACCGTTGCCATTGACAGAAATTCCGTCATCGGCGTGGGTGGCACCTGGGGCTACATCGCCCCAGAGTACCCAGTTTGCCGCAAGGCGACGCGGCAGACAGACATCTACGCTCTTGGGGTGCTCATCCTCGAGGTTGTCACAGGGCTACGGGCGTTGGCTGATCATGAGGTGGTGGATGATGACGACATGCATATCACCGATAGAGTGTGGCGTCTACACCGAGAGGGGAGGCTATTGGAATGCGTGGATGCCATGTTGATCAGTGGTTTTTCTCCCGACAATGAGGAGCAGCTAGACAATGTTGGCGATGCGGAACGCTTGCTGCTCCTGGGCTTGGCCTGCAGCAACCCAAACCCGTCAGACCGGCCAACCATGCGCGAAGTGGTGCAGGTCATCGCCAAGTTAGCTCCACCACCACAGGTGTCACCTCTGAAGCCAAGATTCGTGTGGCCACCGCAGGAAGAGGGTCATTCAGTGACCTGCAATGATGATAGCCTAGGTACATCAATGGTAAGTAATCTCGACAAGAGTATGGCAAGCCTTACCAGAGGGCGTGCTTAA